In Phaseolus vulgaris cultivar G19833 chromosome 10, P. vulgaris v2.0, whole genome shotgun sequence, a single genomic region encodes these proteins:
- the LOC137814983 gene encoding uncharacterized protein: MNEELRRGWRNHTGQRDIDEPEHFTPPREFSTPFSQPNLETVIPNTFTGPKVTFTGMEDPEAHLTAFHTQMMLVGGSDAVRCKLFMSTLTGMAMDWSISLPEGHITSFAQLSQLFREQYLANRAPPPVSYDLFDVKQYQGKTLKEDINHYGAQVVKVGTTKEPMIVYAFRKGVCPGPFCESIIRNRPKTFAEIRRRAVEHIASEGEVYDKRTSVAPTRTRMLRPPVKSNKVQGPHKESWCEFHEAFEHHINNFLALRYQLDELVKNGFLKDYLAGSATTTALTVPEEDQAHEMPIHGEVHTISGGFSGGGPTASQHKRYVMSVNSVAEGGSDDPWESDLVFTRADLRDVIPHDNDPVVISIVTAGRKVHRVLVDRGSSADVMYWSTFNKLQLSPDLLRPYTGCLYGFTGDQAEVRGYLELRTTFTDGMASRTESIRYLVVNADSTYNILLGRPALNRLRTVASTRDMKMKLPDLSGKVIVIKSD; encoded by the exons atgaatgaggagttgcgccgcggGTGGCGCAACCACACAGGACAACGCGACATAGATGAGCCAGAGCATTTCACTCCACCAAGGGAGTTCTCTACGCCGTTCTCGCAGCCGAATCTGGAGACGGTGATCCCCAACACATTCACTGGGCCCAAGGTGAcgttcactgggatggaggaccctgaggcgcatctcactgcattccacacacagatgatgctggtaggaGGCTCCGACgccgtaaggtgcaagctcttcatgagcaccttgactgggatggccatggactggtccataagcctcccagagggtcatatcacgtctttcgcaCAGCTTTCGCAGttattcagagagcagtatctAGCCAACAGGGCTCCACCACCAGTTTCATACGACCTattcgacgtgaagcagtatcaaggcaAGACCTTGAAGGAAGACATAAATCATTACGGGGCACAagtggtgaaggttggcaccacaAAAGAGCCCATGATCGTATACGCATTCAGAAAGGGGGTGTGCCCTGGGCCTTTCTGCGAGTCaatcatccgcaaccgccccAAAACTTTTGCTGAGATAAGGCGTCGTGCAGTGGAACACATCGCCTCTGAGGGTGAAGTGTACGACAAACGCACAAGTGTTGCGCCCACGCGCACAAGAAT gttgaggccaccggtgAAGTCTAACAAGGTGCAGGGACCTCACAAAGAGtcgtggtgcgagttccacgaggcgtTCGAGCACCATATCAACAACTTCTTGGCGCTgcgctatcagttggatgagcttgtgaagaatggttttCTGAAGGATTATCTTGCTGGGTCTGCTACGACCACAGCCCTGACAGTACCAGAGGAGGATCAGGCGCATGAAATGCCGATCCATGGAGAGGTGCACACCATTTCTGGTGGCTTTTCTGGAGGAGGGCCCACTGCCTCTCAGCATAAGAGGTATGTGATGTCAGTGAATTCAGTTGCTGAGGGGGGTTCGGATGATCCATGGGAGTCAGACCTTGTGTTTACAAGGGCTGACCTACGAGATGTTAtcccacatgacaatgaccccgtggtcatttcgatTGTTACAGCTGGGAGAAAGGTGCATAGGGTTCTCGTCGACCGGGGCAGTTCTGCAGATGTCATGTAttggtcgacattcaataagttGCAACTGTCCCCTGACTTGCTGAGGCCCTAcactggatgcttgtatgggttcacAGGGGACCAAGCTGAGGTGCGTGGCTAcctggagctgaggacgacgtttaCTGATGGAATGGcgtcgcgtaccgaaagcatccggtatcTAGTTGTGAATGCCGATTCAACctataacattttgttgggaAGGCCAGCGTTGAATAGGCTAAGAACAGTGGCCTCCACGCGcgacatgaagatgaagctgccagatcTTAGTGGCAAGGTAATTGTGATCAAATCTGATTAG